In Lysobacter sp. FW306-1B-D06B, the sequence TCTCCAGCGCCTGGCCGGTGTGCTTGGCGAGGATCTCGTTCAGGCGCTGGCGCAGGGTCAGGATCTCACGGGCGTGGATGTCGATGTCCGTCGCCTGGCCCTGGAAGCCGCCCAGGGGCTGATGGATCATCACGCGCGAGTTCGGCAGCGCATAGCGCTTGCCCTTTGCACCGGCGGCCAGCAGCAGCGCGCCCATGGAGGCGGCCTGGCCGACGCAGATCGTGCTCACGTCCGGCTTGATGTACTGCATGGTGTCGTAGATCGCCAGGCCGGCGGTGACCACGCCGCCGGGCGAGTTGATGTACAGGCTGATGTCCTTCTCGGGGTTCTCGGCCTCGAGGAACAGCATCTGCGCGACGATCACGTTCGCCACATGGTCGTCCACGCCACCGACGAGGAAGATCACGCGCTCCTTGAGCAGGCGCGAATAGATGTCGTAGGCGCGCTCGCCCCGGCTGGTCTGTTCGACCACCATCGGGACAAGGTTCAAAGCTTTGGTCAGGTTGTCCATGTTCGACGGCACCTTGGATCGGATATGGGGCGCTTGGGGAAGCGCGGTCCGGTCAACTTGGGGCCAACCGGACCGGAGCGCAAGGGGCGCGTCCTTTCGATGGAGCCGGCCGCGGCGAACCGCGGCCGTTGCAACGATTACTGGCGGATCGCTTCGTTGAACGCCAGCGCCTGCTCGGTGTGCTGGGCGCGCTCGGCGATCCAGTCGATCACCTGCTCTTCCATCACGCGGGCCTGCAGGCCGTTCATCAGCTGCGGGTCGTTGCGGTACAGCTCGATGACCTGCTGCGGCTCTTCATAGGTCGAGGCGATCAGGTTCAGCGTCTCGGTCACGCGCTTGGACTCCAGGCGCAGCTCGTTGCGACGGGCGATCTCGCCCACCAGCAGGCCGACCAGCACGCGCTTGCGCGCGGCGTCCATGAAGCCCACGTGCGCATCGGCCGGGATTTCGCCGATGGGACGGCCCTGGCGACGTGCGGTTTCGATGGTCTGGCGGGCCATGTCGCGCGCCTCGCCCTCGACCAGCTTGGGCGGCATTTCGACATGTGTGTAGGCGGCGATGAGCTGTTCGCCGACTTCGCGACGCAGGCGGGTCATCAGCGCGCCCTTCAGCTCGCGCTCCAGGTTGCTGCGGATGTCGACGCGGAACTGGTCGGCATCACCGCTGCGCACGCCAAAGCTCTTGATGAAGGCAGCGTCCACTTCCGGCAGCACGGGCTCGGAAACCTTCGTGGCCTTCAGGTTGACCTTGACCGTCTTGCCAGCGAACGCCGGCACGCGCCAGTCGGCCGGGAACTCGACGTCCACCGCCTTCTCGTCGTCGGCCTTCATGCCCACCAGCGCCGATTCGATCGCCGGGAACATGGCAGCCGAACCGATGATGGTCGCGCCACGCTCGACACCCTCGGCCGGCAGGCGCTCATCGCCCACCTGCGAGAAGGTTTCGATCTCGACGGCGTCGCCGGTGCCGGCTTCGCGATCGACCGCGTTCCAGGTGCGACGCTGCAGGCGCAGGTTCTCGATCATCGCGTCGATGTCGGTGTCGGTCACTTCGGCGGTGTGGCGCACGACGTTGAGCTTGGTCACGTCGATGTCGCCGAAGTCCGGCACGACCTCGAAGGTCGCCACGTACGAGAGCTGGTCGTCCGAGCCCGGGGCCGGCGCGATCTGCGGATTGCCCGCAATCTGCAGCGCTTCCTGGCGGACGGCGTTGCTGAAACCTTCGCGCAGCAGGCCATCGAGGGCCTCGGCGCGGACCTGCGCGCCGAAGCGCTGCTCGATCACCTTGGCCGGCACCTTGCCGGGACGGAACCCCTTGATCTTGGCACCACGCGAGATTTCGCGCAGGCGGCCGCCGATCACGGCTTCCAGACGATCCGCCGGAAGGCTGAAAGTCATGCGACGTTCGAGGTTGCCGAGCGATTCGACCGAAACTTGCATATCCACTCCTGCCACCACGGCGACCTGCCGCGGCACGATGTTGATGGTCCTGTCCTGCCCGCGGCCCGGGCGGAATGCTTCGCGGCCAGCGGAACGGAATAGTTTCGCCGATTGCGGGCCGTCGTGCCAGCGCTGGGCCTGACCCGCCGGACACCACGCCCCGATTCGGCGCCGACCCCGGTTTTCCTCGCGGGCGCCTGGCTGCCGGCAGCCGGCAGCATCACTCGCGAGCGCTCGCTCGACTTGGCCGGCCGCCAATCACTGAGGAAGGCTGGTGCGAAAGGCGGGACTCGAACCCGCACGCCTTGCGGCACTGGAACCTAAATCCAGGGCGTCTACCAATTCCGCCACTTTCGCATCGACGCGGGCGATGAACGCCGCGGCGGCATTCTAGGCCGCGCTTCCGGGAATTGAGAAACCCCGGAAAAGAAAAAAGCACCTGGGGGACCAGGTGCTTTCCGGATTGGTGGGCCGTCAAGGATTCGAACCTTGGACCTATTGATTAAGAGTCAACTGCTCTACCAACTGAGCTAACGGCCCGGAACAACTAGAAGCGAAACTATAACAACTATTTTCTGTTTCGCCAATACATCTGGGGTGGCTGAGGGGACTCGAACCCCCGACATCTGGAATCACAATCCAGTACTCTAACCAACTGAGCTACAGCCACCATAAAGCTTGTTTTGCGGTGTTTTCTACAACTTGTGGCGCGCCCGGCGGGACTCGAACCCACAACCACAGGCTTAGAAGGCCGGTGCTCTATCCGGTTGAGCTACGGGCGCCAGCGTTGCATCTTAACTGACACTCCCGCCGCATCCGGTGGTCGAACTTTCCCGCTCTGTCTGGATGGTCGGGGCAGAGGGATTCGAACCCACGACATCCAGCTCCCAAAGCTGGCGCTCTACCAGGCTGAGCTATACCCCGAGGCCGGGACTTCCGTTGCGCGCCAACGCCGCGAAAGGCCGACTAGTCTGGCCGGAGCGCCCGCCGCTGTCAACGCATGGCGGGCGGTGCGATGCGCCGTTGTATGCTCCGGGCTTCCAATTCAGCACGGACAGGGGACGACATGATCGGACGCAGCGGCAATCCCGCATTGAAGGAAGGCACCTTCCTGGACCTTTCCAGCGGCACGGTGGTCCAGCGCGATGGCGCGACGATGACGCTCAACGGCACGGTCAACAAGACCGGCCTGCTTCTGCTGCTGTGCGTGCTCACCGCCGCGTTCGCCTGGAGCCAGGTGCAGTTCACCGCGGAGGGCCCGGTCGGCGCGATGCCCTACGTCCTGGGCGGCGCGATCGGCGGCCTGGTGTTCGCGCTGGCGACGATCTTCAAGAAGGAATGGGCGCCGGTGACCGCGCCGATGTACGCGCTCACCGAAGGCTTCTTCCTGGGCGCCATCTCGGCGATCTTCGAACACCGCTTCCCGGGCATCGTGATGCAGGCGGTCCTGCTGACTTTCGGCACGCTGTTCGCGCTGCTCTTCGCGTACCGCTCGGGCCTGATTCGCGCCACCGAGAACTTCAAGCTCGGCGTGGTCGCCGCCACGGGCGGCATCGCCCTGGTCTACCTGGCTTCGTTCGTGCTGTCGTTCTTCGGCGTGCGCATTCCTTTCATCCACGAATCCGGACTGATCGGTATTGGCTTCAGCCTGTTCGTGGTGGTGATCGCGGCGCTGAATCTGGTGCTGGACTTCGACTTCATCGAGACCGGCGTCGAGCAGAACGCGCCCAAGTACATGGAGTGGTACGGCGCGTTCGGCCTGATGGTCACGCTGGTGTGGCTGTACGTGGAGTTCCTGCGCCTGCTGTCGAAGCTGCAGTCGCGCAACTGACCTCGCATACGCCGGACGAACAAAGGGCGCGGAGCAATCCGCGCCCTTTTCGTTTCCCGCAACGCAGGCTTGCTCAGTCGGCCGCATGCGCCGGCGCGACCTTGCGCGCCGGCCAGAGCATCGCCGTGATCGTGATGGCACCCAGCAACCAGCTGTAATGCACGCTCCCGGCCAGGGCCAGTGGCGATACCGCACCCAGCGACGCCGCCAGCAGGATCTGCGCGCCGTACGGCAACACGCCCTGCGTCACGCAGGCGAAGATATCGAGCACGCTCGCTGCGCGCGCGGGAGGCACGCCGTGCTGCTGCGCGATGTCGCGCGCAAGCCCGCCGCTGATGAGGATCGCGACGGTGTTGTTCGCAGTGAACACGTCCGTCGTGGCCGACAGCGTGGCGATGCTCACCTCGCCTGCGCGGCGGCTCTTGTGTCCACGCGCGAACTTGCCGATCACCTGCGCCAGCCATGCCAGCCCGCCGGTCGCCTTCATCAGCGCGCCGAGTCCGCCGACCAGCAGCGAGAGCAGGATGATCTCCACCATGCTCTCGAAGCCTTCCCAGATGTGCGTGGCGTAGGCGGCGACGCCGAACTCGTCGGCGAAGAACGCTCCGAACACACCCGCGATCACCAGGCCCAGGCTGAGGACGATGATCACGTCCACACCCGCCATGGCCAGTCCGAGCACGATCACATACGGCACGATCAGCCACGGTGACACGGGCTCAAGCGTCTGCACCGGCGCGGTTTCGCCGATGAAACCCAGCACGACCACGGTCAACAGCGCGGCGGGCAGTGCGAACTTCAGGTTCTCGCGGAACTTCTCCCGCATCGTGCAGCCCTGCGTGCGGCTGGCGACGATCGCCGTGTCGGAGATCACCGAAAGGTTGTCGCCGAAGGTCGCACCGCCGATGACTGCGCCCAGCACCAGCGCGCGATCCAGGCCCGACGCGTCGGACACGCCCAGCGCGATCGGCGCCACCGCGGCGATGGTGCCCATCGAAGTGCCCAACGACAGCGAGATGAAACCCGCCACCACGAACAACCCCGGCAGCAGCAGCGCCGGATGCAGGTGCCCGATGCCGAGCGCGACGATCGCGTCCACCGCGCCGATCGCCTTGGACACCTCCACGAAGCCACCGGCGAGCAGGAAGATCAGGCACATCAGCACGACATTGTGGTCGCCCATGCCTTCGATGAGCGTCTCCAGCGGCTTCAGTCCGCGCCGCCACGCGATGAACGCTGCCAGCGCCAACGCCGGCAGGATCGCGACGGGGGCGCGCAGCTGGTAGAAGCCCATCGCTTCGCCGTGGCTGGTGAAGTACAGGCCGGCGCCGAAGAACAGCCCCAGGAATACCAGCAGCGGCGCCAGCGCGATGGCGCTCGGCCGGACGGTCTGATTCATCTTTCTATCCGTATGAAGCGAAAAGCCGGCGAATTCTGAGGCCGCAAGCGCACGGTGTCGAGTCCACGACCAGAACACAGGGCGAGCATGCGCGCGACAGCGCTGGCGCGCCGCGGAGAGCCTGCCCGTCGGCTGTCATTCCCGCGAAGGCGGGAATCCAACCGTCCGGCACGCCACGCTCTGCAGAAGGATAGTTGCATCCGACAGTTGGATCCCCGGCTCCGCGGTGATGACGTCTTGACTGCCTGCCGTGCCCCAAACGCAACGGGGCGCCCGAAGGCGCCCCGTCGAGGTGGATCCATGCAGCCCGATCAGATCCGGCTGGCGATCGCCTTGGCGAACGACATGGTGTTGCCGCTGCCGCCCAGGTCCGGGGTCAACGAGTCCTTCGCTTCCAGCGTGGCGATGATCGCCGCGCGCAGGCGCTCGGCCTTCTCGCACTCGCCCAGGTGGTCGAGCATCTGCGCGGCGCCCAGCAGCAGCGCGCATGGATTGGCCTTGCCCTGCCCCGCGATGTCCGGCGCGGTGCCGTGCACGGCTTCGAAGATCGCCGCATCGGTACCGATGTTCGCGCCCGGCGCCAGGCCCAGGCCGCCGACGAGGCCGGCGCACAGGTCGGAGATGATGTCGCCGAACAGGTTGGTGGTGACGATGATGTCGAACTGCTCCGGACGCATCACCAGCTGCATGCAGGTGTTGTCCACGATCATCTCGTTGCACTCGATGTCCGGGTATTCCGCCGCCACCGCACGCGCGGTCTTGAGGAACAGGCCCGACGTCGACTTCAGGATGTTGGCCTTGTGCACGACGGTGACCTTCTTGCGGCCGGTCTTGCGGGCCAGTTCGAAGGCGTAGCGCACGATGCGCTCGGAGCCGCGGCGGGTCACCTTCTGCGTGAGCAGCGCGGTTTCGCCGTCTTCCGAGAGCGACTGGCCTTCACCGATGTACGCACCTTCGGTGTTCTCGCGCACGGTGATCAGGTCCACGCCGTCGGCGAAGCGCGATTTGGTGTTCGGGAACGACTTGGCCGGACGCACGTTGGCGTACAGGTCGAAGCGCTTGCGCAGTTCGACGTTGATCGAGCTGAAGCCCTCGCCCACCGGCGTGGTCAGCGGCGACTTCAGCGCGATGCGGTTCTTGCGGATGGAATCGAGCGTGGCCTGCGGGAGCAGTTCGCCGTGCTTTTCCAGCGCGACCAGGCCGGCATCGGCGAATTCGTACTGCAACCCGAGGTTCATCGAGTCCAGGACGTGCAAGGTGGCGTCCATGATCTCCGGGCCAATGCCATCGCCACGGATGACCGTAATCGTCTGCGTCATAGGGGGTTTCTTCCGACTGATGGGCGCCCGGTACGGGAGTACGGCGCCGGATGGTGAGCCCCGGAATTATGCCGGAAGCGGCCGGGCCCTGCAGGCGTGCGGAATCCGACGAAAGTCGGGGAAGCGGCCTGCGGACGAAAAAAAGCCCGCCGAAGCGGGCTTTTCGGGGTTCTGGAGACTCGGCCCAGCGGGACGCGCGTTCAGCCGTGGTCGTGCCCGGCCGGCGCAGCGGCTTCGCCTTGCTCCAGGCGGTCCAGGAAGTCCACGGCGCGGCGCAGGTGCGGGATCACGATCGAGCCGCCCACCACCAGCCCCACCGAGAACGCCTCGAACATCTCGTCTCGGTTCACGCCGGCTTCCTTGCATTGGGCGACGTGGTAACTGATGCAGTCGTCGCAGCGCAGCACCATCGAGGCGACCAGCCCGAGCAGTTCCTTGGTCTTCACATCCAGCGCGCCGGCCTGATAGGTCTGCGTGTCCAGTGCGAAGAAGCGGCGCACGACCTGGTTGGGTTCGGCCAGGATGCGCTCGTTCATGCGCTTGCGGAACGCGGTGAATTCGGCGACGCGGTCGTTTTCGGTGCTCATGGGGCGCCTTGTGGGGAATGGGTAAGGAAAGGGTGGGAGGCCGCCCTCACGCGGGGCAGCGGCCTGCAGCGCGTCAGTTTCGCTCAACGCGAACCGCGCTGCCTTGCGGGGTCAGGCTTGACGCGCCGACACGCCCAGCAACGGTTCCAGCCCGCCGGCGCGATGCAGGGCGATCATGTCGTCATAGCCGCCCACGTGCGTCTGGCCGATGAAAATCTGCGGAACGCTGGTGCGCCGGGCGCGCGCCAGCATCGTCTCGCGCTGGGCCGGGTCCAGGTCGATGCGGATCTCGGTCCACGACTGGCCCTTGCTCTTGAGGAAGTTCTTGGCGGCGACACAGTACGGGCAGATCGCGGTGGTATAGATGACGATCTCGGGCGCCGGAGCGCCCGGCGCGGTGGCGGGATGGGTCAAGACAATCTCCTGCATGAACTCATGGATGCGGCTGTGGTCGAATATGGGCTCGCCCCTGCGGCATTTCCACCCCGTGCGCGGAACACTGCACCCCGTGGATGCGCCGGGCCGTGATGTAAAAGGATTAACAGGCGATTCATCCCGCCGCCCATGCCGAGCCGCATCCTGCGGAACGATCGGGCCGCCGGGTCCAGAGGGAGTCCACTTGCGCCGCACCGCCCTGCTCACCGCCGCTCTCACCCTTGCCGTCGCCAGCCTGTGCGCGCCGGCGCAAGAAGCCAACCTGCCCGACATCGGCTCGTCGGCGGGCGAACTGCTGACCCCACGGCAGCAGGAAGAGTACGGCGCGATGATGCTGGCGCAGCTGCGGCACTACGACTATCTGCTTGAAGACCCGCTGATCGACAGCTGGCTGGAAACCCTCGGCACCCGACTTGCGGCCAACAGCGACAAGCCCAAGCAGCCCTTCACCTTCTTCATGTTGCGCGAACGGCAGATCAACGCCTTCGCCACGTTGGGCGGGTACATCGGCGTGAATTCCGGGCTGATCCTGGCGGCCGACAAGGAGGACGAAGTGGCCGGCGTGCTCTCGCACGAAATCGCCCACGTCACCCAGCAGCACGTCCTGCGCGGCGCCGAGCGCGCGCAGCGCGACCAGTTGCCGATCCTGCTGGCGATGCTCGGTGCGATCGTGGCCGCCCAGGCATCCAACAGCAATTCCTCCGACGACGCCGCACAGGCTGCGATGGCCGGCGCCATGGGCCTGATGCAGCAGCGCCAGATCAACTACACCCGCTCCAACGAATCCGAAGCGGACCGCCTGGGCATCCAGACTCTGGCGCGCAGCGATTACGACCCGGAGGCGATGGCGGACTTCTTCACCATCATGCAGGCGCGCTCGCGCAGCAACGGCGCCAACTACTGGGGCGAATCGCCGGACTGGCTGATGACGCACCCGGTCACCATCACCCGCATCACCGAGGCCAAGGACCGCGCGGCGCGCATCCGCCGCGAGCAGGGCACCTCCGAGGTCTGCGTGCGCGATCCAAGCGGCCCGGCCCAGTGCGAGAAGGAAACCGCTCCACGCCCGCATTTCCCGAGCGACGGCGCGGTCAATCCGCTGCTGCCGCCCACCCTGCAGGCCAACCTCGGCACGGCTTTCGGCCCGGGCGGCACCGGCCGTTTCGACTACGCCCGCGAGCGCCTGCGCGTGCTCAGTGCGAATACGCCCAGTGAGGCCATCCGCGAGTACGAGCGCATGGGCGATGCCGGCAAACAAACCGACGCCCAGCGCTACGGCCTGGCCTTCGCCCGGCTTCGCGCCAACCAGCCCGCGGTCGCGGCCACGGCGCTGGGTGATCTGTTGCAGAAGAATCCCGGCGATGTCTGGATCACCCTCGCGCTGGCCGAAGCCGAAGCCAGGTCCGGCAAGCGCGACTCGGCCGATGCCCGCTTCGAAGCCCTGCTGCGCCAGACGCCGCACAACCGCGCGATCGTCCTGAGCTATGCCGACGTGCTGGCCGAACGCGACACCCCGCAGGCCGGGAAGCGCGCCCAGGAAATCCTCCGCCCCCTGCTGGGCAGCTCGGCCAACGATGCGACCTTCCAGCGGGTATTCGCACGTGCGTGCGAGATGGCGGGCGACCCCGTCCGCGCCGGCGAGGCGTATGCCGAGGCTGCGTACCTGAACGGACGGCCGGAGCAGGCGCTGGTCCAGCTGAACACGCTGAAGCGCCGTTCCGACCTCGACTATTACGCCCGCGCCCGGATCGAAGCGCGGATCGCGGCGATCACGCCGACGGTGCTGGAACTCAAGCGCCAGGGCATCCGGGACGAAGACCTGCGCCGCCAGTAAGCGGCGTTGTGCGCGTCATGGCGCGGATGACGGTGTCATGCGCCCGTCACAAAACGGTAGTGTACTGACGCGGCTTGGCAGGACCGCCCACGGCAGGGCCTGCAGCAGGCAGGCCCCTCCATCCGCTCCCCCGGTGACCGCGTGCAGAAGCGCATCCTGATCGTCGAAGACGAACCCGCCATTCGTGACATGGTGTCCTTCGCCCTGCGCAAGGGCGAGTACGAGCCGGTGCATGCCGGCGACGCCCGCGAGGCGCAGGCCGCCATCGCCGACCGCGTGCCGGACCTGATCCTGCTGGACTGGATGCTGCCCGGCACCAGCGGCCTGGAACTCGCCCGCCGTTGGCGCAAGGACCAGCTGACGCGCGAGGTGCCCATCATCATGCTCACCGCCCGCGGCGAGGAGAACGACCGCGTCGGCGGCCTGGAAGCAGGCGTGGACGATTACGTGGTCAAGCCCTTCTCCGCGCGCGAACTGCTGGCGCGCATCCGCGCCGTGCTGCGCCGCTCGCGCGAGGACGACGAGGACGGCAGCGTGGCCGTTGGCCCGCTGCGCATCGACGGCGCGGCCCACCGCGTGTTCGCCCACGCCGCCGAGGGCGACCAGCCGGTGCAGATCGGCCCCACCGAGTACCGCCTGCTCCACTTCTTCATGACCCACCCCGAGCGCGTCTACACCCGCACCCAGCTGCTCGACCACGTCTGGGGCGGCAGCGTCTACGTGGAGGAACGCACGGTCGACGTGCACATCCGCCGCCTGCGCAAAACGCTGGAACCGCATCAACTCGACGGCATGGTGCAGACGGTGCGCGGCGCGGGTTATCGCTTTTCGGCCTCGGTGGAGGCGTGAGGACCTTCGCCGGGATTCGATATTCGGGATTGGAGATTCGAAAAAGCCTCATACAGGCCGATTACCATCCATAGACC encodes:
- a CDS encoding Na+/H+ antiporter NhaC family protein — protein: MNQTVRPSAIALAPLLVFLGLFFGAGLYFTSHGEAMGFYQLRAPVAILPALALAAFIAWRRGLKPLETLIEGMGDHNVVLMCLIFLLAGGFVEVSKAIGAVDAIVALGIGHLHPALLLPGLFVVAGFISLSLGTSMGTIAAVAPIALGVSDASGLDRALVLGAVIGGATFGDNLSVISDTAIVASRTQGCTMREKFRENLKFALPAALLTVVVLGFIGETAPVQTLEPVSPWLIVPYVIVLGLAMAGVDVIIVLSLGLVIAGVFGAFFADEFGVAAYATHIWEGFESMVEIILLSLLVGGLGALMKATGGLAWLAQVIGKFARGHKSRRAGEVSIATLSATTDVFTANNTVAILISGGLARDIAQQHGVPPARAASVLDIFACVTQGVLPYGAQILLAASLGAVSPLALAGSVHYSWLLGAITITAMLWPARKVAPAHAAD
- the grxC gene encoding glutaredoxin 3 translates to MTHPATAPGAPAPEIVIYTTAICPYCVAAKNFLKSKGQSWTEIRIDLDPAQRETMLARARRTSVPQIFIGQTHVGGYDDMIALHRAGGLEPLLGVSARQA
- a CDS encoding isocitrate dehydrogenase, coding for MTQTITVIRGDGIGPEIMDATLHVLDSMNLGLQYEFADAGLVALEKHGELLPQATLDSIRKNRIALKSPLTTPVGEGFSSINVELRKRFDLYANVRPAKSFPNTKSRFADGVDLITVRENTEGAYIGEGQSLSEDGETALLTQKVTRRGSERIVRYAFELARKTGRKKVTVVHKANILKSTSGLFLKTARAVAAEYPDIECNEMIVDNTCMQLVMRPEQFDIIVTTNLFGDIISDLCAGLVGGLGLAPGANIGTDAAIFEAVHGTAPDIAGQGKANPCALLLGAAQMLDHLGECEKAERLRAAIIATLEAKDSLTPDLGGSGNTMSFAKAIASRI
- the clpP gene encoding ATP-dependent Clp endopeptidase proteolytic subunit ClpP, coding for MDNLTKALNLVPMVVEQTSRGERAYDIYSRLLKERVIFLVGGVDDHVANVIVAQMLFLEAENPEKDISLYINSPGGVVTAGLAIYDTMQYIKPDVSTICVGQAASMGALLLAAGAKGKRYALPNSRVMIHQPLGGFQGQATDIDIHAREILTLRQRLNEILAKHTGQALETIARDTERDNFKSAEAAREYGLVDQVLERRPEDSIQAG
- the phoB gene encoding phosphate regulon transcriptional regulator PhoB, which produces MQKRILIVEDEPAIRDMVSFALRKGEYEPVHAGDAREAQAAIADRVPDLILLDWMLPGTSGLELARRWRKDQLTREVPIIMLTARGEENDRVGGLEAGVDDYVVKPFSARELLARIRAVLRRSREDDEDGSVAVGPLRIDGAAHRVFAHAAEGDQPVQIGPTEYRLLHFFMTHPERVYTRTQLLDHVWGGSVYVEERTVDVHIRRLRKTLEPHQLDGMVQTVRGAGYRFSASVEA
- a CDS encoding M48 family metalloprotease, with product MGPPGPEGVHLRRTALLTAALTLAVASLCAPAQEANLPDIGSSAGELLTPRQQEEYGAMMLAQLRHYDYLLEDPLIDSWLETLGTRLAANSDKPKQPFTFFMLRERQINAFATLGGYIGVNSGLILAADKEDEVAGVLSHEIAHVTQQHVLRGAERAQRDQLPILLAMLGAIVAAQASNSNSSDDAAQAAMAGAMGLMQQRQINYTRSNESEADRLGIQTLARSDYDPEAMADFFTIMQARSRSNGANYWGESPDWLMTHPVTITRITEAKDRAARIRREQGTSEVCVRDPSGPAQCEKETAPRPHFPSDGAVNPLLPPTLQANLGTAFGPGGTGRFDYARERLRVLSANTPSEAIREYERMGDAGKQTDAQRYGLAFARLRANQPAVAATALGDLLQKNPGDVWITLALAEAEARSGKRDSADARFEALLRQTPHNRAIVLSYADVLAERDTPQAGKRAQEILRPLLGSSANDATFQRVFARACEMAGDPVRAGEAYAEAAYLNGRPEQALVQLNTLKRRSDLDYYARARIEARIAAITPTVLELKRQGIRDEDLRRQ
- a CDS encoding carboxymuconolactone decarboxylase family protein, with product MSTENDRVAEFTAFRKRMNERILAEPNQVVRRFFALDTQTYQAGALDVKTKELLGLVASMVLRCDDCISYHVAQCKEAGVNRDEMFEAFSVGLVVGGSIVIPHLRRAVDFLDRLEQGEAAAPAGHDHG
- a CDS encoding Bax inhibitor-1/YccA family protein — translated: MIGRSGNPALKEGTFLDLSSGTVVQRDGATMTLNGTVNKTGLLLLLCVLTAAFAWSQVQFTAEGPVGAMPYVLGGAIGGLVFALATIFKKEWAPVTAPMYALTEGFFLGAISAIFEHRFPGIVMQAVLLTFGTLFALLFAYRSGLIRATENFKLGVVAATGGIALVYLASFVLSFFGVRIPFIHESGLIGIGFSLFVVVIAALNLVLDFDFIETGVEQNAPKYMEWYGAFGLMVTLVWLYVEFLRLLSKLQSRN
- the tig gene encoding trigger factor, giving the protein MQVSVESLGNLERRMTFSLPADRLEAVIGGRLREISRGAKIKGFRPGKVPAKVIEQRFGAQVRAEALDGLLREGFSNAVRQEALQIAGNPQIAPAPGSDDQLSYVATFEVVPDFGDIDVTKLNVVRHTAEVTDTDIDAMIENLRLQRRTWNAVDREAGTGDAVEIETFSQVGDERLPAEGVERGATIIGSAAMFPAIESALVGMKADDEKAVDVEFPADWRVPAFAGKTVKVNLKATKVSEPVLPEVDAAFIKSFGVRSGDADQFRVDIRSNLERELKGALMTRLRREVGEQLIAAYTHVEMPPKLVEGEARDMARQTIETARRQGRPIGEIPADAHVGFMDAARKRVLVGLLVGEIARRNELRLESKRVTETLNLIASTYEEPQQVIELYRNDPQLMNGLQARVMEEQVIDWIAERAQHTEQALAFNEAIRQ